The following nucleotide sequence is from Tardiphaga alba.
GTCGGACCGTGTGAAGGAAGGCCGCTTCGGCGCCTGCCTGATGGCGGAGCCCGATCTTGTCGCGCGCTGTGTGGCTGCAATGAAGGCTGCAGTCGATGTGCCGGTGACGGTGAAGTGCCGTATCGGCGTTGACGATCAGGATCCGGAAGTCGCGCTCGATGCGCTGGCGCAGGCGGTGGTGGCCGCGGGTGCGGATGGTCTTGTCGTCCATGCCCGCAAGGCGTGGCTCAATGGCCTGTCGCCGAAAGAGAACCGCACCATTCCGCCGCTGAACTATGACCGCGTCTATCGGCTGAAGGCGGCGATGCCGGACGTCCCGATTGCCATCAATGGCGGCATTCCTGATGTCGCATCAGCGAAAGCGCATCTGGCGCATGTCGATGGCGCGATGCTTGGTCGTGCGGCCTATCAGGAGCCATGGCGTCTGCTCGCGGTCGATCCCGAAATCTTCGGCGAACCCGCGCCGCATGCGACGATGAAGGACGCGATGGAGGCGATGATGCCCTACATCGCGGATCAGCTCGCGCAGGGGACGCGCCTGCATTCGATCACCCGACATTTCGTCGGCGCTTTCCATGCCGTCCGTGGGGCGCGCGCGTTCCGGCGGCATCTGGCCGAAAACGGCGTGAAGCATGGTGCCGGTATCGACGTGCTGCGTGAGGCGATCTCGCTCGTCGATGACGAGCCGGATGTGTCGGAAGCGGCGTAAGTTTCAGGGATAGCCGCGCAGCATCAGCTTGTCGGGGCGCACTTCCCAGCTTTCCAGCCGATCGAGGAAGCTCATGCCGAGCAGGTTGGTCTTCATCTGGCCGCGCTGCACGATGAGAGCGGGCACCGATCGCTCGACGAGCTTGCCGACGGCGAGGCGATCCAGCGTCAGCCGTGCCGCCTTGGTGCGGCCGGAGACGGTTTCCACATCGATATTGTAGTTCAGCAGCTCGATGGGCAGGCCGATGCTTTTCGCGGTCTCGTAGGACAGGACTACCGATGTCGCGCCGGTGTCGATGATCATCGGCGCGGTGACGCCGTTGATCTTGGCCTGCAGCGCGAATTCACCGCCATTGCCGCGTGGGACATCCACGAGACGCAGCGGCGGCGGAACTTGTTTGCGCAGGATGTCGGAGACGATCGTTCCGGCTTTGCTGATCTGCTTGGGATCGCCATAGGCGAGGGCTGCGCCGGCGGTGGCGACGATCACGGTGACCAGCAGGAAGACGCGCGTCATGCGGCTCTCCCGGTGATCAGGTCATTCAGGGCGTCACGGGCTTCCGCTTGGCCGCGTAGGTCGAGGGCGGGGCGAAGCCGGCGTCGATCATGCGGGTTTCCAGCGTCGCCATGATGCTCAGGCGTTCCGCGCTCTCCATGCGGCCCCAGCGCGCGATCTCCTGCAGCGTCCGCCCGCATCCGAGGCAGAGCTTGGCTTTGGGATCGATCACACAGATGGCGAGGCACGGCGTTTCTTTGTTCATGGAGCGATATAGAGGCGGTTCGCCGCCGATGTGCAAGCCGCGAAGCGTCTTGTTCGCGCATGATCTGGTCCGAAAACCGCTGAACACCTTTCGGGATCATGCGCTACAACCCGGTTCCCGCATTCATGATCGGCTTGTTGCGCGGACGGCGCTTTTCGTCGGTGATCTCGTAGTCCGGCTGCAGCGGCGGCGAGTCCTCCGTCACCGGTGCCAGTGCGGACATCACGCGCTCCGGCGGGAAGGTGATGATCACCTCGGTGCCGATGCGCAGCTTCGATTTCAGGGTGAAGGTGCCGCCATGCATGTCGATCAGGCTCTTGGCGATCGGCAGGCCGAGACCAGCGCCTTGCTCGGCCGATTTGATGGAATTGGAGCCTTGACCGAACGAGGCCAGCACGATCGGGATCTCGTCTTCCGCGATCCCCGAGCCCGTGTCCTTGCACGACAGATACTGACCGCCGGACGCTGTCCAGCCGACCTTGAGCCAGATCTCGCCGCCCTGCGGCGTGAACTTGATGGCGTTGGACAACAGGTTGAGCACGATCTGACGGCAGGCGCGCTCGTCGCCCCAGATGCGCGGCATGCCGTGCTCGAACACTTCGTGAATGGTGATGCCGCGGCTGGTGGCGCGCAGCTTCAGGAGATGGTGGCAGTCGGCCACGACATGCTCCAGCGAGACTGCTTCTTCGTTGAGCTCGTAACGGCCGGCCTCGATGCGCGAGAGGTCGAGGATTTCATTGATGAGGTTGAGGAGGTGGACACCGGAATTGTGGATGTCCG
It contains:
- the dusA gene encoding tRNA dihydrouridine(20/20a) synthase DusA, coding for MTYPSYRFSVAPMMDWTDRHCRVFHRLLTRRALLYTEMVTTPAIIHGDRKRLLGFDASEHPVALQLGGSDPEKLAEAARIGADFGYDEININVGCPSDRVKEGRFGACLMAEPDLVARCVAAMKAAVDVPVTVKCRIGVDDQDPEVALDALAQAVVAAGADGLVVHARKAWLNGLSPKENRTIPPLNYDRVYRLKAAMPDVPIAINGGIPDVASAKAHLAHVDGAMLGRAAYQEPWRLLAVDPEIFGEPAPHATMKDAMEAMMPYIADQLAQGTRLHSITRHFVGAFHAVRGARAFRRHLAENGVKHGAGIDVLREAISLVDDEPDVSEAA
- a CDS encoding TIGR02281 family clan AA aspartic protease; this translates as MTRVFLLVTVIVATAGAALAYGDPKQISKAGTIVSDILRKQVPPPLRLVDVPRGNGGEFALQAKINGVTAPMIIDTGATSVVLSYETAKSIGLPIELLNYNIDVETVSGRTKAARLTLDRLAVGKLVERSVPALIVQRGQMKTNLLGMSFLDRLESWEVRPDKLMLRGYP
- a CDS encoding DUF1289 domain-containing protein, with protein sequence MNKETPCLAICVIDPKAKLCLGCGRTLQEIARWGRMESAERLSIMATLETRMIDAGFAPPSTYAAKRKPVTP